AATCATGAGGACGGATGGTGAGATTTGAGTCGGTTATTGTCCCATGTGTGAATATGTAAGAGCGAAATTGAAGGATTGAGTTGGTTGGGGTTCGAGGTGAAGCAAGAGAGGGAGATCTTAAACTTTAGAATGCCCTGACTTGACTGGCGTGACATGGACTAGGTGGAATATAATGCTTTTCAAAGTATGGATATTGCCGGCTGTGGTTCGACCAAGGCGGGCAGCGCCGCCCGAGAGGAACAGGCGATGCTCAGCAGAGAAAGCGAGGGTGAAGTAAAAGCCAGGATCTTAGCAGCGATCAGGGCGCGTTGAGGCTCGTGTTAGCAATTCCACAAGCATATTTTTGTCGTCAGATTCGATCAGATGCGATCAGACAGATCAGACCTGGCCAGATGCAGCGCAGATCAGGTCACGAGACTTTGACTAAGTTGGGCGCTTGAAGCTGGGAGGACAAGGTTAATTAAGGTCAAGCAAGGACCGGGACCTGGATCGAGATCGGGACCGATGGTATGTCGTTTAAATATTGGTTCGTGCTTTGTATAATGAAAAGGGGAATTAAGATAGTAGATGTATGAAATGAGATGAACGCTGGGGTTGATGAAGGAACATGGAAAAAAGAAGCGACGCTACGGGAAGtgggaaagaaagaatggatgTAAAACCAGGTCCAGGTAAAACCACCTAAACCAAACCGTACCTACCTAGATCGAAGCTATGACAACAAGGCGCGATGCTAGTTTACCAAGCAGCTGCCCTGGATCTTGAGACCAAGTCCAGGTCCGAGTCCAAGTCCAAATTCAGGTTAAAGTCAAAGTTAAAAAGCCAAAGGTCAGACTTTGGGCTGATTGAATGTGGGGTTTGAGGAATCAACGATACTTCGGTAGGTACCAAAGAAAGAATGCCTCTGGCAACGACAAAAAGTAAAAGCAACGAGGGCCAGATACTCAATTGGGAGACTTGGCAATGAATGTCCCGTCAAGTTTGGGGATAGGTTGGAACAAGTATTCCGGGAATGGAAACTCGAAGGGAGATCAACAAAACCACCAGAAGGCCTGTCTCTACCATTTCCATTAGCGGGAGAGGCCCGTGTACGAACGAGAACCAGGTCAAGGAAGGTTACCAACGCCTCTCACTGTTTTAGGGAGGAGTAAACTTTGATTCACCCATCAACGTCCAGGATAACCCTGAATACAACAAATTACCCGAAAATAACACTCGCTACCAAGGTAGTTGCTGCATATGCATCGGTAGTGGGCAAAAGAGACCAGCCGTTTCTCTTGTCACTGGAATGATGGAATACGAtcaaaaagaaaacacaGCCCAGGAACCTGGCACTGAACCAGGTTTCCAGCGTCTTCCGTGTCCCCCGTGTCCCCCCTGAAAGAATTAGCTGCAGCTCCACTGAACGTCCGTCCCATCTCACTTCCTCTCGCTTTGGCCTGTGATAGTCGGTGGTTGCACAATATCAATTTGTTGGGCATTAACCAGCTTTGCAACACAAGATATAAGAGAACTCGGCATTGGTcactcaaactcaacatcCACAACCTCTGCGAGCTGCCTTTGTGACCCCTCGAAGCAAGGAGCTACACCCGATGCCACCCTTTCGTCCTATTCTGGAAACCACTTCAAACCCATGTCCTTGCTACCCGTCTAAGCTGCAAAGCTCGCAAAAGcaagtcttgatcatgaaCGCCTCAATGCGGTTCCTACATCGCATGTCATGAGCCCATAAGCACCGAGAGTCATGCCTTCAAATCTTCACTGGGCCATGCCGTTACCATGTGGCTTCCATTCCAGATGTTTcagctcttccagccatgGTCGGCAAGGGTTGAAAGTTACAAGTCGTGATTAGTTCCGAGCGCAAGACATGGCGCCTAATTATTCAGCCTCAGTAGTCATTGTGTCTTACATAGTAACTCAGCACTACCACACTTGGATAACATGCGgtctgcgtctgcgtctgcgtcAGCAGCATCAGCTCTTGCTCATTGTTTTACAGTGATTTTATCTAGTCCGTGTTTAACTTCACAGGATCTAGCGGAACAGCTAAAATTTCAACTTTAGCCGTAGCTTATGGCATGTACTTTAAGTTGAAGGGCAGAGTAGTATTTGCTAATTCTGGCATATTTCTAGAGCTGGGTGTTAGCATGAGACTGCATGAACATATCTATTGTGTCtttaagaaaaaaaaaagatgagacTTTCCAAGATATAGCCTTGCCTCTTACTACTACATATCATGTTATTTCTAACACATTATTTGAAAGGAGACATTGAAACTCCTACCGCAGTACGGTATTCTGTTTCGATGGGTTTAGGCCATGAGCTTTGGGATTTGTATGGGCAATTTTCTGTCCACTCACTATCATCTCactccaccaccaactcaCCCAATCCCACCTTTACTCAAAATACGCCGACACCATTAACTGGTCAACACACTTTACTGTTCAATACGAGATGTCTGGTACAAAACCAGAGAACACATCTGAAGGCGGGACCTTCTCTGCAGACAAGGCGATTGAGAATCTCATCTCCACCTTCAAcgagctcaacagcaacgccaTCGACGAGTTTCAGGATGAGCCAAGCCCGCTCGAGTTCATGCGATATGTCGCCCGCAACACGCCTTTCGTTGTAAGAGGTGGAGCTTCTTCATGGAAAGCATGTCAGGAATGGAATTCTGCCTATCTCCTCTCTGCCTTGAAGGGTCAATATGTGAACGTTGCTGTCACGCCACATGGGTATGTTTTACTATTCGATGAAACATCGAAATATAATGAAACTGTCGTCACTAACTCACAATAGTAATGCTGACATGCCTACCGTTCCTCCTGGCGAGGAGTCTCTAGTTTTTGCCAAGCCTCACTACGAGGATCAGCCTTTCGAAGAATTGCTCGAATATGTCGCTCGACAAGAGACAGACCCTGATTTCCctgctgatgctgaagtCCGGTATGCACAAACTCGTAAGTTCGACCGCACTCACCACGACAATAACTTACTAAAAATGTTACAGAGAATGATAACCTTCGAGAAGAATACATAAGTCTGTTCTCAGATGTGCAGAAAGATGTTCCTTTTGCGAGAATAGCGCTCGCCAAGGACCCCGATGCGGTCAACCTATGGATTGGCAACTCCAAGTCAGTGACAGCTATGCATAAGGACAACTACGAAAACATCTACGTACAGGTCTTGGGAAGGAAACATTTTGTTCTATTACCTTCACTCTGCCATCCTTGTGTCAATGAGCAGCCTCTCAAGCCCGCGACATATAAGCGAGGAGAAAATGGCATGCAGCTTGAAATGGACTCCGATGCTGAGTCTGTCCCCTTTGCGATCTGGGACCCGGATAGGCCTGAGCAGAACGCAACCAAGTTCTCCCATCTTGCTCGACCTCTAAGAGTAACACTAAACCCCGGAGACATGCTATATCTTCCAGCCATGTGGTAAGTTCAGTTTCGCTCCTCCCTGTTAATGTTCAACATGTTCACGTTTTCAAGGTATCACAAAGTTCTGCAATCATGCGCCGAAGAGGACGAAGGGTTCGTCCTAGCTGTCAATTACTGGTAATAATAACTCATGAATCTCTTTTACTTTTCCGTGTCATGCTGATATGAATCCTCCAACAGGTACGACTTGGACTTCACAGGCCCCCTATATCCCACATCGACATTTGTTCGCGATGTAAGCCTGAGAAACAATATGCAGACTAGACCAACTCCAAACAACGAATAAAATCAAGATGCAACGTCTATTTCCATGCCCTAGCCCGAACCAAGCAattatttcttcttcttggagatCCTCTTCTGTGCTCgcaactccttcttcatACGAGGATCGACAATTCTGTAGCGgcccttgacacccttgggACGTCCCTTGATACCACGGTTGAGACCACGAGCCACGACAAGTTTGGCTGCTTGCTTTactggcttcttcttctgtgccCTGGCCATAAGTCGCCCAATGCTttctgccttttccttctctgtCATgttctcgtcgttgttgagcaTATCggacttcttcttgagcttctccagcTGCTGCGCGGCCTTAAACTTCTTGCGAGCCTTCGCCTCGCGCACCTTCTTGATGGGGCGAGCATTAAAGGCtcgcatcttctccttgatcgCTTGTgcggcagccttggtgaTGGGCTTCTGAAGTCTGTCGTGCTTGGTTTCATCCTCGACGAACCAGTCTGGAAGTCCGTCACGGTCACGGAAAGCGTACTTGTTGAATCCATCATCGATAGCATCATGAGTTGTTTTCTGTCCTGTAGCGAGTTGATGCGCAAGAGTCATGGCCTCTGCggtgatgatgtcgatgtcgagtCTGCCATCAGCTCTTCGTTGGTCCTTATCCCAATCATCCTCTTCGGTTCGTTTCACGACCTCGAAGCCATTCTCATTGCCTTCCATGTCGGAGTCAGAGTCAACCGTAGTATCATTGATCTCGacgggcttggcagcagGCGTTTCAACCTTACGAGCCTTGGATTGCTGAGCGACAacagctgctgcatctcgGTTGATCTCCTCATCCGCGCTATCTTCGGCagactcctcctcctcctcaggtACAATGCCTGTAATGCCTTGGAAGACATCCTGGTTGAAGAAATTCGTCGCCCGCTTGGACAATCCATTAGCTCCCTTTGATGAATCGAGATCACGAATCAGTCCTTGTGATGGGGCcgcatcttcatcgtcgtcatcagaagaatcatcctcttcaagaTCAGAAGAGTCGTTCTTTTCGTCAGCTTCTTCGCCAGACAGGCCTTCCCATTCGTCGTCGCCGTGCTCTTTACGAGCCTTCTTTGCTCGGTATTTGGCGTCGATCTCAGATTTGCGCTCCTTGTAATGGTCGTACATGGAATCGAGCTCTCGCTCCAAACGATCCTCTTCAGGGTCGCTCTCATCATCTGTTTCTCCAGAAGAACCAAGACCACTATCCAATTGCTTCTGGGGCGCCTGAGAAGGAACAATCATCTTGCCGCGATTCAATCTCCGCATAGCgtctgtcttgtcaactTTCTTAAGCGAGAACATCGCACCCTCTCCAATGGGACCGGCTTCTTCCATTCCGATATCCATAGGGGCGGTCATGTTGAGTTGCATGCGCACAATCTCGCGTTGTTTGCGTTCGTTCTCTCTTCGCTTTTCTCGCCTCCTTTTGGagttctccttgtccttcatGTCTTCAAGCTCCTGTTgaatcttgagctcctcgtcCATTGACTCAACTTCGGCGACTTCCTCAGTTTCTGCAGTGTTGAGGGCCTTCTTTGTTTCAAAGCCAAAGATCTCTCGAACTTTCAGTCTCCATTTCAAAAGCAATTTGaaatcttttcttcccaaTACACGAAGGTCAGAGCAGCTGTTTCGAATTTCTTCTGTTGTTTCAGGGAGTTTGTCAAGCGCAGCCAATGCCACATCTCCGTTGCGTGGTTGCTGAAAAGACAGTTTATTGTAGGAGCCCAGAACAGCAATGGGATCGGTGGTTTGGATAAACTCGCTGGCGGGCATTTCCTTAAACTGAAGGAAGTTCTCTTCGTCATAACCATctcgcttgcgcttcttgaCTTCGGGGTTGTagaccttggcctcgttgttGGGTGTTGGGCCAGCGAGTTCGGCAAAGACATATGTAGGATCCAAGAATCGAGgatccatcttctttggcgcCTTGTATCCGCGGCACACGACGAAAATTTCTGAACTGACGTtacgagaagaagatggtttAGTTGCTTCCaccttgttgaagagctgcTTGAAAACCCATAGGAGGGAGTTGTAGTCTTTGGACCTGAAGACTTTGGTTACGAATGTACCGTCCGGTTTCATAAATTCGGTCGCGAGCTTCAACGACTGAAGAACAAGCCTAGTTGTAACGGTTAGCAAAAGCAATGGCAGCAAGAAAAGAGTTACACTTACGCATTCTGGTCAAAAGCGTCTTGAGTCCAAGCAGTACCAACATTAGGGGCTCCATCGTGTATGACGGTACAGGCCTTATGTGAAAGAAGTAGACGTTTTAGAGTTGCTCGGCAGTCTTCAGATGTAATGTCGGACTGGAAGGATGTGACTCGAGGAATTGGCTTGATAGGACTCAAATCACAACCCACAATCAAGCTACCTTGAGGCATCACCTCGGCGGCTACTTGAAGCCATGAACCAGGTGCAGCACAGAGATCTATGAGGACCctgctcttctccaagaaaccatacttcttgttgagctggaTAAGCTTGAAGGCAGCTCGAGCACGATAACCCTTCTCTTTCGCCAATCGGTACCATTTATCGAGACGTCCTTTCGCTTTCTGTAGGAATTGTTAGCTCTTTAGATCAACGCGGTTACCTGCTGTCTTACCTCTTTGGTGACCGCCATTGTGTTGACGTGGGCGCAAAGatttgatgttgagacgGGAAAATTGATACTTGAGAACTTCCTCGATATGCGCCCCTCTAGAAATTTTGCGACAGATAAGCCAGTCACGTGGCGATAAGCTCGGACGCTAAAGGCTAGTGGGTCACTAACTCTTAACCTGCATCAGGGATGTTGTAATTCGATAAATGGCGACAGGTGGATCAAAAAAGCCAACACATCAAAGTCACCACCACGCAGAACTCAGGATATCAGACACTCAACCGCTGGGaccataagagacaaaattgGTAGATCAGCTTATACCATTTAGGCCAGACTtcttaggttatttatttttgcatCATAGAACtcagaggccaacttttccGTTACCCACTAGGCAGAGACGCGATTGGACAAAAAGACTAGAGATTCAGGTATACCTAGTTTTACAAGTCACACATATCTTGCTGTCAACGGTTTAACTCTCTTTGTATCGACCTCTTCAATACTCCACCTGAACTGCACAGATCATATCAATCACTCATTATAGTCATGCTTTTAGCTACAGGTGAAGATGCGCTATTTGCTAGCAAAGATGTCCTCTGTGCGTGAAACTGAAAGATACCGTTCTCATTTTCATCAAGAATACCTTCACTTTAATAGCTGAAAGACACCTTTGTGGGGGATCGTGAAGCAAGGTTGAGGGAATGGGATCTTACGATTAGGTTGATTGGAAAGAGCCTCTTGTCCAATCAGACTTGCGATCTGTGGGTTTTGGACATCTCGGGCAGAAGCCTTTAGCCTTGTGTTGTTAAGCAATCTGTCCACGAACGGATTCCTTCCTGGGCACCTCAGtggtaggtaggtagttatAATTTGCTGTTGTCTCCGGTCTCGTAGGTATCGGTTTAGTGCATCTTAGTAGACTTTTAGGTAAAGCCAGGGGAGAATAACTAAAACGTGATCTAAATTATGGCTAAAGATATGTTAAACAACTGAGATGTGCATTGGTACGTAGCAGAGTGTGACCGAATTAGGCTTAGCAGAATATGCCCCGCCTTGTGTCCAAGTCCAATTTAATCAGTTAAGAAGCGGCTCGACACAACCTCGAATCGGCCTTAGTTACCATCAACCTGGAGCCGTTGGCCCTTATCATCGGGACCTTGATACATCACAGACGGAAATCATGAGTAGACTACTCACTGCTGGGTTGCGGCCTCTCCCACGCCGGGCTACGGTCCTTCCCGTCAGAAACCTACATCTACATCGTCAATCTACGGGTGGCCTCCTCCAAGCCGATGCTGCGATTCGAGCGACACGAAAACGAATGTGGCAAGGCGGAAACAATGCTTTCCACAATGCCGTCACTACAAGGAATGCCTCTTTTGCGAGATTCTTGCCCAAGCTCATGGTCAAGTTTCTGAGGGTTCCAGCAATGTTTGGCGGTGTGGCCATCGGTGCTTTTGCCTGGGTGCAATACCAAGCAGCTCGTATGTCACAGCTTCAATGCCAGATGTATATCAAACATATTGCTAATTTCTACAGAGGCTGGCACATTCGCGGTGAACCTATTCAACACAACAACGGATACCGTTTCGAGCGCCGCTTCGAGCATATTTGGCGGTGCCAAAGATATAGCTGATCAAGTAAATCGAGGATGGGAATCCACCAAAGAGAAAGCCGAACTGCCCGATTGGGTCAAACAAATCCTAAAACTTCAAGAAGATATTGGCACCGGTGGTTCAGGCGGTCCAGGCGGTGGTGAGCCGAAGCAGAGCAAGGTTGGTGCCGCAGCTGCTGTGGGTGCTACAGCTGCTGCTTATGGCTACGACCAGTCGGACGATGAGGATCCTCGGAATGTCGAACAGGTGGCCAAGGACGACCAGATGATGCTTCTTACTAAGAAGATGATCGAGATTCGATCCATTCTCCAAAAGGTTGGACAGTCAAGCACCTTGACCCTTCCCTCCATCGTAGTTATAGGATCCCAGTCTTCTGGAAAGAGCTCCGTCTTAGAGGCTATCGTTGGTCATGAATTCCTTCCAAAGGGTTCCAACATGGTTACAAGGAGGCCAATTGAGCTAACTCTCGTCAACACACCATCTGCCAAGGAAGAGTATGGCGAGTTTCCTGACCTTGGACTGAGACACATCACCGACTTCTCGTCAATTCAACGAACTCTGACCGAACTCAACCTTGCCGTTCCCGACAGCCAGTGCGTCTCTGACGATCCGATTCATCTAACAGTCTATTCCCCGAACGTGCCCGACCTGTCACTTATCGATCTTCCCGGATACATTCAGGTTGTAGGACAAAATCAGCCCCTGGAACTGAAGCAGAAAATCTCCGAGCTTTGTGATAAGTATATTCAGCCACCCAAtgtcatccttgccatctcTGCTGCCGATGTGGATTTGGCAAACTCAACTGCTCTCCGTGCATCTCGCAGGGTTGATCCCAGGGGTGAGCGCACAATCGGTGTGGTTACCAAGATGGACTTGGTTGATCCTGTCCGTGGAGCAAACATCCTGAATGACCAACAATATCCCTTGAGACTCGGCTATGTGGGTGTGATTTCCAAGGCCCCTCAAAATCAAGGACTTTTCAAGATGGGCAACACCAACCGACTTGCCCAAATTAGCAAACAAGAGAAGACCTTTTTCGATGCTCATCCCCGGGAGTTCGGTCCTGGTGCTGAAGTTAGCGTTGGAACCAAGACGCTCCGCAAGAAACTCATGCATGTTCTGGAAAAAACAATGTCTGGAAGCCTGCAAAGCACCAGCGATGCTATTcgacaagagcttgaggaggccaCATATGAGTTCAAGGTTCAATACAACGACCGCCCCCTTTCGGCCGAATCTTATCTTGCAGAGAGCTTGGATGCCTTCAAGCATTCTTTCAAGCAATTTGCCGAGGAGTTTGGCCGCCCCCAAATGCAAGAGCTTCTGAAGCTAGAATTAGACCAGAAGGTCCTTGACTTGCTCGCAGCTAGGTATTGGAACAAGCCCATCGAAGATCTTTCGCCAATCAACCCCGACCTGGACAACCTGGCAGATCTCCCCAAAGCCCCTGCCGACTCTCTTTACTGGCAACGACAGTTGGATGCTTCTGCATCCGCGCTCACAAAGCTCGGTGTTGGGCGTTTGGCCACCACTGCGGTTGCCTCTTCTATCCAGGCCCATATCGACTCCCTTATTAGCAACTCCAGCTTCGCCAGCCACCCCTTCGCCCGTCAGGCTATCTTGGAATCTGCCGAAACAATTCTCCGCGAGAGGTTTTACAGCACCAGTGACCAAGTGGAGAACTGTATCAAGCCCTACAAGTTCGAGATCGAACTCGAGGACCGAGAGTGGGCAAAGGGACGTGATCACGTTGGTGGTgtgctcaagaaggagcttcAGGACTGCGAGAAAGCCTTGAAAGGCCTCGAGGACAGTGTCGGTGGAAGACGAAAGATCAAAGACGTCATGAACTACATCGACAAGGCCCGCAAGGGTGAAGTTGTCGTTGAGGGTGATAATCGCAGTGGTGCCGGTGGCTTCAGCGCTGCTCTTTTGAGCAAGGGTAAGTTCAGCACTCATCAtaagccatcatcataagAATGGTCTAAAGATACTAACAAATTACAGGACGCGAGGCTGTTTTCCTACGTGACCGAGCCGACATTATCAAGATGCGGCTACTTGCAGTCAAATCCAAGCAGTGTGCTGATCCTAACAACAAGTACTACTGCCCCGAGGTTTTCCTCGACGCCGCTGCAACCAAAATGGCTTCTACTGCTGTCCTGTTCCTTAACGTGGAGCTTCTCTCAGAATTTTATTATAGCTTTCCTCGAGAATTAGACCATCGTCTTGGTCGCCATCTATCTGACGAAGAAATCGAGAAATTTGCTAAGGAAGATCCCAAGATTCGTCGGCATTTGGAAGTTATCCGCCGCAAGGAATTGCTTGAGCTAgtccttgagaagatggaaagccTACGGCAGCTCGATGGTCGCGAACGCGAACGGACAAACCCTAACGCAAGGCGAGACCGCAAGCAAGGCCGCTGGGGCCTATTCTAAGATCTACCTATCCTGAGATCCATCCTGAGATGGACAGGGGCCTTCAAGCAACGTCGATGGGGTTAGGGGGTCTATCCCAAGGTTGATAGGGACTATCCTGAGCAGGGTCGATGCCGAGGCCCTTGTTAAAATGAGAAACGACATTCACTGGGAGGGAGTTGTAGGAGTTGGACAGGATTGATTGTTGAATTAGATTATCAAGATTATCACCACTTTCTTATAGACAAGCTTGTTACTTAACACAACGGTATACCTAAGCCATCTTGTAATGATCCAACATTAAAGCCATAAGGCTGCACAATCGAACAAGATTTCACAAATAAACTCTATAACAAGATTAACATGaccactggaagcataagggacgaaattagtagattagcttatgctacttagatTAGACTTCTTAGATTATTTAGGTATTTTGGTATCCTAACAGGAGGTCAACTTTGGCTTACTCTAGTACCTACGTCGCAGAAAAGAGGGAGCAAATGTTAGAGAATATAGGCAGAACTGTTGTATTCGGTATGACATAATATTTATATGCATGTATAAACAACTCAAAGGTAAACATACGCTTTCGCTATCCTTGCTTCAAAACGACGATGTGCCTCTTATGTACTACCATCTGTACTCATCTGCAGCGTCACCTCCCACCTAATACTTCCGCCATGGCCATAACCTTCGCCCAGTCTGTTCTGAATTAGGCCCGAGATACGCTGCCGTAACTTGCTTATAGACATCTCATCATAACCCTTGACCACGCTTAActtgatgttggccatgCAAAGACCATAGTGAACCTGCCAGAATTGCGCATCATCAATTGTAACGACACTTGGTTCGGTCTCGATCTCTCGAAGGACAGCACTAACACCGTTGTTGCCATCACTGCCACCATAGGACATGAGTAGCATGAGGCCCTGTGCGACGGCCAATCGCATTCCAAGAGCAAACATGGCAAATGCGATAACAGCACAAATAAGGCGGTCGAGCCATGTGTAGAgcgagatggagagaagtGGTAGAAGAGCGATGACGGCAGAGAATGAGAGTGTCAGGAAGTGGAAGGGGTTCGACAGTACACTTGGCAAAGCAGCAAGGTACGAGACACGCAGAAGTTTGGCGATACGAGCGTGGTTCCGGAGACCATATGCCGATACTAGGGTGCTCACcatagcagcagcagacaCAAGGTCAATGGAGCCATCCGGACTGTCATGGCCGTGTTCATGATGCGCTTCGTGGTTGCCAAGAGACTCAAGAAAATGCTTGAGTGTGTGTGACaccaagtcaaagcctccaaagagaaggaaaacgGACATGGCGAATCCAGCAAGGACCTCGGCTCTCTCGAGACCAAAGGGGTGCCGGATACTGCTGCGCCGCCAAACCTCAAAATTGCCAAGGACATCAACCATGACACAAACAGCAGCACTGCCGGCATcgaagaagacaagatgTGAGAGGGCCGTAGTCGCAAGAGATCCCTCTGAGCGGAAAAAGATGTATGTAGCCACGGTAAGATGGCACATGCTCCAGTAGCAGTGAATACGCTGGTCTTTTGTCATGCTTTTCCATGCCTCGCGAACGGTCGGGATAGGGAGAGAAGCGGGAAGGACCGGTGGAGGTCTCTGCGGTGGCTCTTTGAAaatttgatgttgagatgagatactACTATGTTTGTATCTGTGTCCGCGACGTTGTCCAATGTTCTGCAAAAAGATGTATCAGCGTATTGTTAGAGATATGGAAAGAAAGGCCACATACCGACTTGACAGGACCTGCAGAGATGACCTGCGTCTGGAAGTTGAAAGGGTTCTTGAACCCAGGGGACAAAGGAGAGTCCGCTGTCTCGTCTTCGGCGTTCATTGTCGGGAGTGCTAGGGAGGAAGACGTAGTCGTCGTGGAGGGTATCAGTAGATTCGCAGCAGCCGAATTCTGAGCGACGGCGTGACGGTTGAGTTGGCGATTGATAGCGAAAGGGTCGTTGTCTCGATCAGCACTACCGTCTGGAAACGTTTCGAAGTTGGTAATGTCAAAATCGTCGCCGTTGTCGCCTTGGAAAACC
This is a stretch of genomic DNA from Fusarium graminearum PH-1 chromosome 4, whole genome shotgun sequence. It encodes these proteins:
- a CDS encoding msp1, with amino-acid sequence MSRLLTAGLRPLPRRATVLPVRNLHLHRQSTGGLLQADAAIRATRKRMWQGGNNAFHNAVTTRNASFARFLPKLMVKFLRVPAMFGGVAIGAFAWVQYQAAQAGTFAVNLFNTTTDTVSSAASSIFGGAKDIADQVNRGWESTKEKAELPDWVKQILKLQEDIGTGGSGGPGGGEPKQSKVGAAAAVGATAAAYGYDQSDDEDPRNVEQVAKDDQMMLLTKKMIEIRSILQKVGQSSTLTLPSIVVIGSQSSGKSSVLEAIVGHEFLPKGSNMVTRRPIELTLVNTPSAKEEYGEFPDLGLRHITDFSSIQRTLTELNLAVPDSQCVSDDPIHLTVYSPNVPDLSLIDLPGYIQVVGQNQPLELKQKISELCDKYIQPPNVILAISAADVDLANSTALRASRRVDPRGERTIGVVTKMDLVDPVRGANILNDQQYPLRLGYVGVISKAPQNQGLFKMGNTNRLAQISKQEKTFFDAHPREFGPGAEVSVGTKTLRKKLMHVLEKTMSGSLQSTSDAIRQELEEATYEFKVQYNDRPLSAESYLAESLDAFKHSFKQFAEEFGRPQMQELLKLELDQKVLDLLAARYWNKPIEDLSPINPDLDNLADLPKAPADSLYWQRQLDASASALTKLGVGRLATTAVASSIQAHIDSLISNSSFASHPFARQAILESAETILRERFYSTSDQVENCIKPYKFEIELEDREWAKGRDHVGGVLKKELQDCEKALKGLEDSVGGRRKIKDVMNYIDKARKGEVVVEGDNRSGAGGFSAALLSKGREAVFLRDRADIIKMRLLAVKSKQCADPNNKYYCPEVFLDAAATKMASTAVLFLNVELLSEFYYSFPRELDHRLGRHLSDEEIEKFAKEDPKIRRHLEVIRRKELLELVLEKMESLRQLDGRERERTNPNARRDRKQGRWGLF
- a CDS encoding AdoMet-dependent rRNA methyltransferase spb-1, which gives rise to MAVTKEKAKGRLDKWYRLAKEKGYRARAAFKLIQLNKKYGFLEKSRVLIDLCAAPGSWLQVAAEVMPQGSLIVGCDLSPIKPIPRVTSFQSDITSEDCRATLKRLLLSHKACTVIHDGAPNVGTAWTQDAFDQNALVLQSLKLATEFMKPDGTFVTKVFRSKDYNSLLWVFKQLFNKVEATKPSSSRNVSSEIFVVCRGYKAPKKMDPRFLDPTYVFAELAGPTPNNEAKVYNPEVKKRKRDGYDEENFLQFKEMPASEFIQTTDPIAVLGSYNKLSFQQPRNGDVALAALDKLPETTEEIRNSCSDLRVLGRKDFKLLLKWRLKVREIFGFETKKALNTAETEEVAEVESMDEELKIQQELEDMKDKENSKRRREKRRENERKQREIVRMQLNMTAPMDIGMEEAGPIGEGAMFSLKKVDKTDAMRRLNRGKMIVPSQAPQKQLDSGLGSSGETDDESDPEEDRLERELDSMYDHYKERKSEIDAKYRAKKARKEHGDDEWEGLSGEEADEKNDSSDLEEDDSSDDDDEDAAPSQGLIRDLDSSKGANGLSKRATNFFNQDVFQGITGIVPEEEEESAEDSADEEINRDAAAVVAQQSKARKVETPAAKPVEINDTTVDSDSDMEGNENGFEVVKRTEEDDWDKDQRRADGRLDIDIITAEAMTLAHQLATGQKTTHDAIDDGFNKYAFRDRDGLPDWFVEDETKHDRLQKPITKAAAQAIKEKMRAFNARPIKKVREAKARKKFKAAQQLEKLKKKSDMLNNDENMTEKEKAESIGRLMARAQKKKPVKQAAKLVVARGLNRGIKGRPKGVKGRYRIVDPRMKKELRAQKRISKKKK